The sequence CGTGGTCGCCCGCCTCAAGAGCGAGGGCCGCGTCGTCGCCATGGCCGGCGACGGCGTGAACGACGCGCCCGCGCTGGCCGGCGCCGATGTCGGCATCGCCATGGGCTCGGGAACGGACGTCGCCATCGAAAGCGCGGGGGTGACGCTGCTGCGCGGCGACCTCGGCGGCATCGTGCACGCGCGCCGGCTGTCGCAGGCGACCATGCGCAACATCCGCCAGAACCTGTTCTTCGCCTTCCTGTACAACGGCGCCGGCGTGCCGATCGCCGCCGGCGTGCTCTATCCGGTCTTCGGCCTGCTGCTGTCGCCGATGGTGGCGGCGCTGGCCATGGCGCTGTCCTCGGTCAGCGTGATCGGCAACGCCCTGCGCCTGCGGGCGATGAAGCTCTAGGCGCCCTCGCAGGCGGCGAGGCCGGCTTCCAGCAGCCGGCGGGCGGGCTCGTAGCGCGTCGCGAGGCGTTGCGGCCCGTCCTCCCAGGCGGCCACGCGCTCCGGCGCGCGGTTGTCCTCATTGTCGGCCAGCTTCACGCGGATGACCGCGCGGTCGCCGCTGCGCGCCAGCGTCCCGATCCAGTCGAGATAGTCGGAACCCGCCGGCCGCGTCACGGCGGCGACGATCCGGCAGGTCTCGCCGGAGACCCCGAGCGCGCGCAGGCTCTGTTCCGTCACGCCGCAATCCTCGATGGCGTCGTGCAGCCAGGCGGCGTCGATCTCGTCGGCGCCGGCGTCGGGCCAGCGGTTCAGCAGGTTGGCGACGACGCGCTCGATATGCCCGACATAGGGCTTGCCGGCCTTGTCGAACTGTCCTTCGTGCAGACGTCGCGCGAGCGCGGCGATGTCCGGTCGCGCGGTCATGCGTCCTCCTTCGGGGTGGGTGAGAGCCCGAGTGTGCCGCAGGATCGGGGGCGGCGCCAGCATGCCGGAAACAGCAACCCCGCCCCCGGAGCGGGTCCGGAGGCGGGGCGGGAGCCGGAAGGGCTCGGCTCGGACCCGGGCGGCGGGGGGGCGCCCGGGGCTGGGGGGCGGCTGGACCCTATTCGGCGGCGATGCGCAGGGCCGGAGCGGGGGTCTCGATCGGCATGGCGTCGGCGATCTTGCCGGCGATGATCTGCGCGGTGGCGCAGGACAGCGTCCAGCCCAGATGCCCGTGGCCGGTGTTGTAGAACACGCCCGGCCGCTTGCCGGCGGCCACACGCGGCATCATGTCGGGCAGCATCGGGCGCAGGCCCGCCCACGGCACGACCTTCTCGGTCGACACGCCGGGGAACAGCTTGCGGGTCCAGTCGACCAGCGGGCGGATGCGGTCGGCGCGGATGTCGCGGTTCTCGCCGTTGAACTCGGCGGTGCCGGCGACGCGGAAGCGATCCTTGCCGAGCCGCGAGGTGACGATCTTGGTCTTGTCGTCGAGCAGGCTGACCCAGGGCGCACTGTTCTGGCTCTGCTCGTCGTCGAGCATGACCGTGATCGAGTAGCCCTTGACGGGATAGATGTTCACCCGGTCGCCAAGGCCGGCGGCGATGGCGCGTGAGCCGATGCCGGCGCACACCACGGCGCCGTCGAAGCGCAGCGTCTCGCGGGTGGGGAGCCTGTCCTCGGCGTCCGGGGCGAGGGTGAACGTCACCTCGACGCCGGTGCCATCCGGCCCCTTGCCGGTGTGGCGCACGCCCTCCACGCTCGCCTCGCTGACGAAGCGCACGCCCCGGCGCCGGCACGCTTCCGCCAGCCCGAAGGTGAATTTGTGGATGTCGCCGGTCGAATCGGAGGGGGTGTAGAAGCCGCCATAATAGTCGCCATGCAGCGTCGGCTCGATGGCGCGGATTTCGGAGGGCGTCACCTCGCGGCGCTCAAGCCCGCCCTTCGCGTAGAGCGAGGAGACGTAGCGCGCCGTGTCCTGGGCCGTCTTGTCGCGGTAGATGTGCAGGATGCCGCGCTTTTCGAGGTTGAAGTCGATGCCCTCGCGCGCCGCGATCTCGAACATGTAGTTGCGGGCCTGGATGGCGAGACGCGTGGTTTCGACCGTGTTGGCCTCGTAGTTCGGGATGTTGGCGAGGAACTCGGCCATCCAGGAATATTTGTGCCAGGAGGGCATCGGGTTCATCAGCAGCGGAGCGTCCGCCGTGAACATCCACTTGATGCCCTTGAGCACGGTCGCCCAGGAGTTCCACACCTCGGCGTTGGAAGCCGAGAGCTGGCCGCCATTGGCGAAGGAGGTCTCCATCGCGGCGTAGCGCTGGCGGTCGATGACGGTGACGTCGTAGCCCTTCTCGCTAAGGGCATAGGCAGTGGTGATTCCGGTGATACCGGCACCGATAACGGCAATCTGGCGCATGGGAGGCTCCCGCGCTTGAGGACCACTAGGCCGTCGCACACCGCGTTTCCGCGTGGCGCTCCGGCCGGCTGTCCCCAATCTGTCGCGGTACCTGAGAGCTCGCCCCGGGACAGACGGCGGCGCCGTCCGGACATCCCGGGCTTCCCCTTCGGTGGGCGCCCTGGCGCCGTGTGACCGGCGTCGACGCCTCTCTCCAGATCGTCCTGATTATGCGGTCCGTGGTGCCTGAGAGTTTCCTGGGGGGTTGCTCCGTCGGCGCCGACACATGTCCGGGAGGACTGTCGATCTCTCCCGCATAACCATTAGCAGACGGCTATATGCATCGCACAAAAGCATGCCTCATTCAAGGGCAGACGCGCGTGTCCGCCGCATGACGGGGCTGCGACCTTGGGAGGGGAGGAGGGTAAGACGCCGCGTAGCACCGCGCCGGGTGGGAAAGAGATTTTACCGAAGAACTTGCCCTGCCTCCCCCGTCCTCACACGCTCGCCGCGTCCAGCCCGAGGTCGAGGATCGGGGCGGAGTGGGTGATCCAACCGACCGAGATCAGGTCCACCCCGCTCGCGGCGATGGGCCCCACCGTCTCGGCCGAGACCCGGCCCGACGCCTCGGTGAGCGCCCGCCCGCCGACGAGGGCGACCGCCTCCGCCAGCATCGCCGGCGTCATGTTGTCGAGCAGCACGGCGTCGACGCCCTCGGCCATGGCGGCTTCGAGTTGGGCCAGCGTGTCGACCTCCACCTCGATCTTCACCAGATGCCCGGCATGCGCCTTGGCGGCGCGGATGGCGGGGGCGACGCCGCCGGCCACCGCGATGTGGTTGTCCTTGATCAGCACGGCATCGTCGAGGCCGAAGCGGTGGTTGGAGCCGCCGCCCGCCTTCACCGCGTGCTTCTCCAGCGCGCGCAGGCCCGGCGTGGTCTTGCGGGTGCACACGATCTGCGCCTTGCCATGTTGGCGGGCGATGGCGACGAGGCCGGCGGTGGCGGTGGCGACGCCGGACATGCGGCAGGCGATGTTGAGCGCCACCCGCTCGGCGGTGAGGATCGCCCGCGCCGGGCCGTGGAGCCGCAGCACGACGTCGCCGGGGGCGACAACACTGCCGTCGCCGCGCTCGACCACGACCTTCACGGCGGGGTCGACCAGATCGAAGGCGATCACCGCCGCGTCGATGCCGGCGACCACGCCGGGCTGGCGCGAGGCGATCACCGCCTCGAAGCGCGCCTCGGCCGGGATGACGGCATCGCTGGTGATGTCGCCGGCGCGGCCGAGATCTTCCAGCAGCGCGGCGCGCACGATCGGCTCGACCAGCAGGCGGGGCAGGGGGGTAAGGGCAGATGACATCGCTCGACTCGCATCACTCTCAGAGCCCTCATGGCCGGGCTTGACCCGGCCATCCAGTCATCTGGATCCCCGGGTCGGGCCCGGGGGTGAGGGCCGTTCAATGGCTTCCCGTCGCGGGCGCCGGCGTGGAGGCCCGGCCCAAGGCCGGGCATGACGTGGTTTTCAGACGTCGCTCACGCCACCTGCCGCTCGTCCGAGGCGTCGGCGGGCCGCATGTCGGCCAGCCGCGTCTCCGAATGGGTGGCCAGCGCGGCGGGGGCGGGATGGTCGGCGCGGAAATGGCCGCCCCGGCTTTCCTCGCGCCGCAGCGCCGCCTCCGCGATGGCCAGAGCCACCAGCGAGAGGTCGTCGCCGGTGGCGTCGGCGATCTCGCCGAGCCGGCCGGCCGCCGCCTCCAGCCCCTGCGCGTCGCGTACCACGCCGACCTGTCGGTCCATCAGCGCGCGGATCTCGGCGCGGGCGGAGGAGGGCGGACGCGGCGCCGGGGCGGCGAGGGCGGTGGCCATGGCCGGCAGTTGCGCGCCGGCGATGTCCTCGGCGATCCAGCGCGCATAGGCGAGGGCCTCCAGCAGCGAGTTGCTGGCGAGCCGGTTGGCGCCGTGCAGCCCGGTCGAGGCGACCTCGCCGCAGGCCCACAGGCCGCTCACGCTGGCGCGCCCGGCATCGTCCACCCGGATGCCGCCCATATGGTAATGCGCCGCCGGCCGCACCGGGATCGGCTCGCGCGCCGGGTCGAGCCCGTTGGCGCGGCACAGCGCCGCCACGCCGGGGAAACGGCGCTCGATGTCCTTCATTCGCGCGTCGAGCACCACGCGCTGGCCGTCGGCGATCTGGGCGAAGATGGCGCGCGCGACCACGTCGCGCGGGGCGAGTTCCTGCCCCGGCACCTCGGCCATGAAACGTTCGCCGCGCGCATTGAACAGCCGGGCGCCTTCCCCGCGCAGCGCCTCGGTGGCGAGCGGCATCGGGTCGGCGCCGACCGCCATGGCGGTCGGGTGGAACTGCACGAACTCCATGTCGCGCAGCACCGCGCCCGCCCGCGCCGCCAGCGCGAGGCCGGAGCCGACCGCGCCGAGCGGGTTGGTGGTCGAGGCGTAGAGCCCGCCGAGCCCGCCGGTCGCCAGCACCACGGCGCGGGCGGGCAGGGCGGCGACGCGCCCGTCGCGGTCGCGCGCGGCGATCCCGGCGACGCGGCCCTGCGCGTCGGTGAGCAGGGCGCCCGCCCGCCAGCCTTCCATCACCTGGATGGTCGGGCAGGCGCGCACGGCGCGGGTCAGCGTCTCCAGCACCACGCGGCCGGTGCCGTCGCCGTCGGCATGGACGATGCGCCGGCGCGAATGGGCGGCCTCCAGCCCGAGGGCGAGGCTGCCATTGGCGTTGCGGTCGAAAGGCGTGCCGATCGCGACCAGCCAGTCGATGGCGCCGGGCGCGGCCCCGGCCACACG comes from Ancylobacter sp. TS-1 and encodes:
- a CDS encoding D-amino acid dehydrogenase, with amino-acid sequence MGTAGRSATRKRGVRRPSGPQAREPPMRQIAVIGAGITGITTAYALSEKGYDVTVIDRQRYAAMETSFANGGQLSASNAEVWNSWATVLKGIKWMFTADAPLLMNPMPSWHKYSWMAEFLANIPNYEANTVETTRLAIQARNYMFEIAAREGIDFNLEKRGILHIYRDKTAQDTARYVSSLYAKGGLERREVTPSEIRAIEPTLHGDYYGGFYTPSDSTGDIHKFTFGLAEACRRRGVRFVSEASVEGVRHTGKGPDGTGVEVTFTLAPDAEDRLPTRETLRFDGAVVCAGIGSRAIAAGLGDRVNIYPVKGYSITVMLDDEQSQNSAPWVSLLDDKTKIVTSRLGKDRFRVAGTAEFNGENRDIRADRIRPLVDWTRKLFPGVSTEKVVPWAGLRPMLPDMMPRVAAGKRPGVFYNTGHGHLGWTLSCATAQIIAGKIADAMPIETPAPALRIAAE
- the nadC gene encoding carboxylating nicotinate-nucleotide diphosphorylase, which codes for MSSALTPLPRLLVEPIVRAALLEDLGRAGDITSDAVIPAEARFEAVIASRQPGVVAGIDAAVIAFDLVDPAVKVVVERGDGSVVAPGDVVLRLHGPARAILTAERVALNIACRMSGVATATAGLVAIARQHGKAQIVCTRKTTPGLRALEKHAVKAGGGSNHRFGLDDAVLIKDNHIAVAGGVAPAIRAAKAHAGHLVKIEVEVDTLAQLEAAMAEGVDAVLLDNMTPAMLAEAVALVGGRALTEASGRVSAETVGPIAASGVDLISVGWITHSAPILDLGLDAASV
- a CDS encoding L-aspartate oxidase yields the protein MNHSPQNVVVVGGGVAGLATALRLAPLPVTLIVAAPLGNEAATGWAQGGIAAALGPDDRPDFHAIDTLTAGAGLAEPHVARRVAGAAPGAIDWLVAIGTPFDRNANGSLALGLEAAHSRRRIVHADGDGTGRVVLETLTRAVRACPTIQVMEGWRAGALLTDAQGRVAGIAARDRDGRVAALPARAVVLATGGLGGLYASTTNPLGAVGSGLALAARAGAVLRDMEFVQFHPTAMAVGADPMPLATEALRGEGARLFNARGERFMAEVPGQELAPRDVVARAIFAQIADGQRVVLDARMKDIERRFPGVAALCRANGLDPAREPIPVRPAAHYHMGGIRVDDAGRASVSGLWACGEVASTGLHGANRLASNSLLEALAYARWIAEDIAGAQLPAMATALAAPAPRPPSSARAEIRALMDRQVGVVRDAQGLEAAAGRLGEIADATGDDLSLVALAIAEAALRREESRGGHFRADHPAPAALATHSETRLADMRPADASDERQVA